In Zerene cesonia ecotype Mississippi chromosome 17, Zerene_cesonia_1.1, whole genome shotgun sequence, a single genomic region encodes these proteins:
- the LOC119833474 gene encoding probable transaldolase: MSGEPQAKRTKMSALEQLKQFSTVVADTGDFEAMKAYKPTDATTNPSLILSAAAMEQYQHLLDKAIKYGKDCGGSIEEQLVETLDMLSVLFGCEILKIIPGRVSVEVDARLSFDKDASMAKAIKLIAMFAEHGIKKERILIKLASTWEGIQAAKELEKKHGIHCNLTLLFSIYQAIACAEANVTLISPFVGRILDWYVEHTKKTYEATEDPGVLSVTRVFNYYKKFGYKTQVMGASFRNTGEIRELAGCDLLTISPKLLQELANSEQPIKKVLDAKVAAQSDLEKITLSEAQFRWHLNEDQMATDKLSDGIRKFAADTRKLETLIKGMLATK; encoded by the exons CTATGAAAGCATATAAACCAACGGATGCCACAACTAATCCAAGCTTAATTTTGTCTGCTGCTGCAATGGAACAATATCAGCATCTGTTAGATAAAGCTATTAAATATGGCAAGGATTGTGGAGG ATCTATCGAAGAACAATTGGTAGAGACATTAGATATGCTCAGTGTGCTATTTGGATGTGAAATACTTAAGATTATTCCTGGAAGAGTTTCTGTTGAAGTTGATGCaag ATTATCATTTGATAAAGATGCCAGTATGGCTAAAGCTATAAAGTTGATTGCAATGTTTGCCGAGCATGGCATTAAGAAGGAAAGAATTCTTATCAAGTTAGCATCTACTTGGGAGGGAATTCAAGCTGCaaa ggAGTTGGAAAAGAAACACGGAATTCACTGCAATCTGACACTGCTGTTCTCTATCTATCAAGCTATTGCGTGTGCAGAAGCTAATGTTACTCTCATTTCTCCATTTGTCGGAAGGATTCTGGATtg GTATGTTGAACATACAAAGAAAACTTATGAGGCGACAGAAGACCCTGGTGTACTCTCAGTCACTCgtgtattcaattattacaagAAGTTTGGATACAAGACTCAAGTGATGGGCGCGTCGTTCCGCAACACTGGTGAGATACGCGAGTTGGCAGGTTGTGATCTTTTGACGATCAGCCCTAAGCTCTTGCAAGAATTGGCTAACAGCGAACAGCCAATCAAaaag GTACTAGACGCAAAAGTGGCTGCACAAAGCGATTTGGAGAAAATTACCCTGTCTGAGGCCCAATTCCGTTGGCACCTCAACGAAGATCAGATGGCCACTGACAAACTTTCCGATGGTATTCGGAAGTTTGCTGCGGACACAAGAAAACTTGAAACTCTCATCAAGGGAATGCTTGCCACCAAGTAA